The Infirmifilum lucidum DNA segment CCGTGTGCCCGCATGTCGAAAACTGCAACGTTGAAGTTGTTCCTCGCTAACATTTCGAGGATCTGCTTCATATATCCCTCGTCCCACTTGCTTGAAGTGTATCCGTGGATAGCCAGGACAGTCTTGTCAGACCCACCTTTCACCAGCCAGCCCCTGAGGATGACGCCGTCCTGAGTCCTAACCTCTACTTTCTCGTATTCAAATCCGAGGTCGTGGGGACTCCACGAGCCCACCTTCCTCGTCGGCCTCAGCATCTTACTCGAAGCAATGTACGATATAACCACGAGGAGCCCTAGGAAGGCAATGACTACAGCTAACAAAGCTTGTAGGACTTCTGCTATCACAAGGCTCAAGTGATAAAAAAATAGATTTATACTTTTCCTAATGCACAAAGATAAATATTTGCAACTAACTTTTAATCTACTGGAATATGCTGGACGAGCTCGATATCAGGATACTAGAGGTTCTTCTTCACGATCCCCGTGCACCGATATCCCATATTTCCAAGGAGACAGGCCTTAGCAGGCCTACAGTACGGGCGAGGCTAAAAAAGCTACTCGAGAGCGGGATAGTGAAGGGTTTCCGTATAGAACTAGACGAAGAGAAGATGGGTAGCAGGACGTTCCTGCTCACACTGTCAGTGAAGAACGCCGACGAAGCTATAAAGGAAATCCTTGGCTTCGGCGGGGTATACGAGGTCTACGTCTCGCCCGGACAACAGAATCTCCTAGTATTCCTGCACGCCAGCGATATAGACTTCTTGGCAAACATCCTGGACTTCGCTAAGAAACTTGACCCCCTCGCGGAGCTCAGACTCGTAACCTCCATTATCCGGGTAGACAGGAGTATTGAGAGGATCATCGCCAGTGGGAAGGCCACTATTCACTGTGAAACCTGCGGCACTCTAATAAGGGGCACTCCGTTTACATACACGCACGGTAACAGGAAACACTACTTCTGCTGTCCCGTGTGCAAGCAGGCATTCGTTGACAAAGTTAGGAAAAGCGGCCACCAATAATCTTCCATTCTGGAAATAGTTTTTCATAAAAACTAGGAAAAGCGATTATCTGAAATTGATAGGAAATGGCTATCGATCCCGTCTGTGGGATGAAAGTCGACGAGGAGAAAGCTGAGCACAAGCTAGAGTACAAGGGGCGGGTTTACTACTTCTGCTCGAAACACTGCCTCGAAGAGTTCTCGAAAAACCCGGAGAAGTACACTTCAGCGGGGAAGGCGGAGACGCACGCCCACGAGCACCACCATGCAGACTTCAGGAAGAGGCTTTTCTACTCGCTCCTACTGACAGTACCCATAGTCCTTTTCTCGCCCCTAGTGCAACAGCTAGGTGTCCGCATAGACGTCCCATCGAAGGATGCTGCGCTCCTCCTCTTCTCCACGCTACTATTCCTCGTGGGCGGAGAGCCCTTCCTGAGGGGTGCAGTAGGAGAGTTGAAGAGGCGTAGCCCTGGAATGATGGTTCTAGTGTCACTGGGCATAACCGTGTCTTTTTTCTATAGTAGCTACTCCTTGCTGTCCGGTATGGGGGAGACTTTCTTCCTGGAACTAGCAATGTTGATAGACGTGATGCTCCTAGGCCACTACATCGAGTCTAAAGTATTCTCTAGAGCCCTGTCCTCACTAGGCTCAATTATACAATTGTTGCCA contains these protein-coding regions:
- a CDS encoding winged helix-turn-helix transcriptional regulator; translation: MLDELDIRILEVLLHDPRAPISHISKETGLSRPTVRARLKKLLESGIVKGFRIELDEEKMGSRTFLLTLSVKNADEAIKEILGFGGVYEVYVSPGQQNLLVFLHASDIDFLANILDFAKKLDPLAELRLVTSIIRVDRSIERIIASGKATIHCETCGTLIRGTPFTYTHGNRKHYFCCPVCKQAFVDKVRKSGHQ